In the Fibrobacter sp. UWB4 genome, one interval contains:
- the lepB gene encoding signal peptidase I: MEPTPQKKSAKTFLKSFTREIIVPVFLALIVIQYVIQAFQIPSGSMEDSLKTGDFLLGLKFTYGSPIPFSNQKFPGYAEPKHGDVVIFRYPGEPEYPDNNPKRYTHLFNALMLGNYYWDHAPENGQPHIVHYADGPKDYIKRCVAVSGDTVAVHGGKLFLNGKRQDLLPAFGKWTASVRTLSPRDEVEEFVVPSAGDTLYVDSLPMVKLWWLRSLVAQENPDSSVNLELSLLRDGRENNNYVFTDFRFPVENDRGLLLNAMLSRNQTMIQQRLTLGDTLSGAMPFSYFRELAKIGFLPMLDPHDPQLNSGFSRLVSYVSFEGSILQDLEGNVNRLNAVAPATESADSAEVPEKNHFEIKRNLYLGSEKIDRYVVKYPQFFMMGDNRDNSADSRYWGLVSLRNIRAKAFVIYFSFENDDGKFALGNPLTWWRIPFRIRYTRIGKIIDLIK; this comes from the coding sequence ATGGAACCGACACCTCAGAAAAAGTCTGCAAAGACATTTCTCAAATCTTTTACGCGTGAAATTATTGTCCCAGTTTTCCTTGCGCTAATCGTTATCCAGTACGTTATTCAGGCGTTCCAGATTCCGAGCGGCTCGATGGAAGATTCCCTCAAGACCGGCGATTTCCTGCTTGGCCTCAAGTTCACTTACGGTTCCCCGATACCGTTCTCGAACCAGAAATTCCCGGGATATGCTGAGCCGAAACACGGCGATGTCGTCATTTTCCGCTATCCGGGCGAACCGGAATACCCTGACAACAATCCCAAGCGCTACACGCACCTGTTCAATGCGCTCATGCTCGGGAATTACTACTGGGACCACGCTCCTGAAAACGGCCAGCCGCATATTGTGCATTATGCCGATGGCCCGAAGGATTACATCAAGCGCTGTGTTGCCGTGAGTGGCGATACTGTTGCCGTGCATGGCGGCAAACTTTTCCTGAATGGCAAACGTCAGGACTTGCTCCCGGCATTTGGAAAGTGGACGGCGAGTGTGCGTACGCTTTCCCCGCGAGACGAAGTCGAAGAGTTCGTCGTGCCTTCCGCAGGCGATACGCTGTATGTCGATTCTCTCCCGATGGTGAAGCTCTGGTGGCTGCGCTCGCTCGTGGCCCAAGAAAATCCGGATTCCTCTGTGAACCTGGAACTGTCTCTGTTGCGCGATGGTCGTGAAAACAACAATTACGTTTTCACGGATTTCAGGTTCCCGGTGGAAAATGATCGCGGCCTCTTGCTGAATGCTATGCTTTCCAGGAATCAGACCATGATCCAGCAGCGCCTTACGCTTGGCGATACGTTGTCTGGTGCGATGCCGTTCAGCTATTTCAGGGAACTTGCAAAGATTGGCTTTTTGCCGATGCTCGATCCGCACGATCCGCAGCTGAATAGCGGCTTTTCTCGCCTTGTAAGTTACGTGTCCTTTGAAGGCTCGATTCTTCAAGATCTCGAAGGCAATGTGAACCGTTTAAATGCGGTTGCTCCGGCTACGGAATCTGCAGATTCTGCTGAAGTGCCTGAAAAGAACCATTTTGAAATCAAGCGCAACCTTTACCTGGGTTCCGAAAAGATTGACCGCTATGTCGTGAAGTACCCGCAGTTCTTTATGATGGGCGACAACCGTGACAATTCTGCCGATAGCCGTTATTGGGGACTGGTCTCGCTCCGCAACATCCGCGCCAAGGCTTTTGTCATCTATTTCTCGTTTGAAAATGATGATGGTAAGTTTGCCCTCGGAAACCCGCTCACGTGGTGGCGTATTCCGTTCCGTATCCGTTATACCCGCATTGGTAAAATTATTGATCTGATTAAGTAA
- a CDS encoding Ig-like domain-containing domain has protein sequence MAYFLASCLMIAACATQVAPTGGPEDKLPPRVAGVSPAPKTANHPNELYVKLEFDEWINASIPRGAITISPPIEKKLRYEVHGKTLEVYSRAELDTGTTYTVTFAGGIKDLRGNALAKPFQVVFSTGATIDSLTLNGRVMVSDSLVRKKSYPSVGLYLMGPERESKRYLEKYRDTVTRVLDSLPMLTKEEPLYLTAADSIGNFSFTGLKAGRYRVVAFVDGNGNHKIEPSSELAGVWISDLALSETTQDTLWIPLADMDTSHVELESVSQPFANVLEAKFSRHVYFDSAFADTSNCYLASSADTLYPQLVYLGTESAPRFYFEPKPKDDELYKFVCRNGKDSLSRVLDSARNYAEIEWKEMAGDTLAPKIQSVKVMGKAKNAFPDDSLIVIYNKPVLDSLKDMFFIVEGKDTTQVSVKKLDPVRFVVVRGEPWPTDSKFNLLRGYSDTTLAKADSNGVRDTVIKTKYENKLQFETVSKLKLASLVGKIPGAKSGALVRLKSVETGKFEYAKCSPYGVFSFNDLVEGGYIIDYYYADEGTDLPSGGSLNPFRFGSAWRTPIDTLKIKSGPNDLEQMMPNLPALP, from the coding sequence GTGGCATATTTCTTGGCGTCATGCCTGATGATCGCTGCCTGCGCAACGCAGGTGGCTCCGACGGGCGGTCCTGAAGACAAGCTCCCGCCGCGTGTGGCTGGGGTGTCTCCGGCGCCAAAGACTGCGAATCATCCGAATGAACTTTATGTGAAACTGGAATTTGATGAATGGATCAACGCGTCGATTCCGCGCGGTGCTATTACGATTTCGCCTCCGATTGAAAAGAAGTTGAGGTATGAGGTTCACGGGAAGACGCTCGAAGTATATTCACGTGCGGAACTTGATACGGGTACGACTTACACTGTGACATTTGCTGGTGGCATCAAGGACTTGCGCGGAAACGCTCTTGCAAAGCCGTTCCAGGTCGTGTTCTCGACTGGCGCTACGATTGACTCGCTAACGCTGAACGGGCGTGTGATGGTTAGCGATTCCCTTGTCCGCAAAAAATCTTACCCGAGCGTCGGCCTTTATTTGATGGGGCCGGAACGAGAATCGAAACGCTATCTCGAAAAGTACCGCGATACGGTCACGAGGGTCCTGGATTCCTTGCCGATGCTTACAAAGGAAGAACCGCTTTACCTCACGGCTGCGGATAGTATTGGAAACTTCTCGTTTACGGGCCTTAAGGCAGGGCGCTATCGAGTGGTTGCTTTTGTGGATGGAAATGGCAACCACAAGATTGAGCCATCGTCGGAACTTGCGGGCGTCTGGATTTCGGACTTGGCGCTTTCGGAAACGACTCAGGACACGCTCTGGATCCCGCTTGCTGACATGGACACCTCGCATGTGGAGCTGGAGTCGGTTTCGCAGCCGTTTGCAAATGTTCTCGAGGCGAAGTTTTCGCGCCATGTCTATTTCGATTCTGCTTTTGCGGATACGTCAAACTGTTATTTGGCTTCGTCTGCCGATACGCTTTATCCGCAGCTTGTGTATCTTGGTACAGAAAGTGCGCCAAGGTTTTATTTTGAACCGAAGCCCAAAGACGATGAGCTGTATAAATTTGTCTGCCGCAATGGCAAGGACTCTTTGTCCAGGGTTCTTGATTCTGCCAGGAATTATGCGGAAATTGAATGGAAGGAAATGGCGGGGGATACGCTTGCTCCAAAGATCCAGTCTGTGAAGGTCATGGGCAAGGCGAAAAATGCGTTCCCGGATGACTCGCTGATCGTGATTTACAACAAGCCTGTCCTTGATTCCTTGAAGGATATGTTCTTTATCGTAGAAGGTAAAGATACGACTCAGGTCTCCGTGAAAAAGCTGGACCCGGTTCGCTTTGTGGTTGTCCGTGGAGAACCGTGGCCGACGGATTCTAAGTTCAATCTATTGCGTGGGTATTCTGATACGACACTGGCTAAGGCCGATAGCAATGGCGTCCGTGATACCGTAATTAAAACAAAGTACGAAAACAAGCTCCAGTTTGAAACTGTATCCAAGTTAAAGTTAGCTTCGCTTGTGGGTAAGATTCCTGGTGCGAAGTCTGGTGCGCTAGTTCGTCTAAAATCTGTAGAAACTGGAAAGTTCGAATACGCGAAGTGTTCCCCTTATGGGGTGTTTTCTTTTAACGACCTCGTTGAGGGCGGTTACATTATTGACTATTATTATGCTGACGAAGGGACAGATTTGCCAAGTGGCGGGTCTCTGAACCCCTTCAGGTTTGGCTCAGCTTGGCGAACCCCGATTGATACGTTAAAGATCAAAAGTGGCCCAAACGATTTAGAACAAATGATGCCGAACCTTCCGGCATTGCCTTAA
- a CDS encoding helicase C-terminal domain-containing protein, with translation MVKIPAFVALDLETTGLDFEKDEIIEVALVRFENGEPKENLDFLVKPSSAELRPFIETLTGINKADLENASDFATIAGQICSFVGYLPIVAHNAVFDSKFLKQTFTKVGISYDAHVFWDSLTLSRIAFQDVPNHRLDTLVQELGIERSRAHRALPDADACGRLFVKALEKISTMDPWIYDALSKVAKGSGYETLFTSNVEKLSPPKYKLPAAPAVEALPKSKAPRVSEFFKEGGFISFVVDDYKPRHNQQDFASVMERNMYKGGLCVLEAPTGSGKTLSYLITAANKAITGERVLISTATRTLQEQLWTEAIPQIAKIYNGELRPAILKGRDNYLCLRKFEELLMHPQTLLSAEERDSFMALIPWVLTTETGDINECNSFSQSRNRVLWSKLSCSASCCSGENHSHHENCPALIAKRKAMNANMVLVNHSLFLSDLQLDFALLPAYEHIVFDEAHRLPEISNQVFGRSISFFGFRNIAKTLEPSKAGGDGLIAEIASRIPAEQPELHELCDKLCEALGEAEKALHRFFMKIGKKLAKQKNGRSGFTYTNSILAEYEADPATFLEQYNNARGFAEKLVAATANMDGLKGIVSDLDSRMTEISHFISDFEFVTKAGRSDWVFYMEEPFNPHTIKLHALPLHSGNVWREKFYPWIKSATFTSATLSVQADLTYFLQKMGMDNLRLSKQPFVRVYTEQSDVNDRRSVMVAKFLPKPSAPEFGDALNDTLLKVLPNVEENTMVLFTSVATMMKAQAVLAPAFAERNKLLLCQHVDGSLDGLVAMFRKERGACLLGCQSLWEGVDFPGDALKLLVITKLPFPNPSDPLVAGLTNEMKAANKNFFKDYFIPEAYIELRQGMGRLLRSDSDSGKVLILDNRVVLERYGKTFARIWNFKNRIAGSVSDIERFVK, from the coding sequence ATGGTAAAGATTCCAGCATTTGTAGCGCTTGATTTGGAAACGACAGGTCTCGATTTCGAAAAAGATGAAATAATCGAGGTCGCGCTCGTTCGCTTTGAAAACGGCGAACCGAAGGAAAATCTCGATTTTCTGGTGAAGCCGTCTTCTGCGGAACTCCGACCCTTTATCGAAACGCTCACTGGAATCAACAAGGCTGATCTGGAAAATGCTTCGGATTTTGCGACGATTGCAGGCCAGATTTGCTCCTTTGTCGGTTACCTCCCGATTGTCGCGCACAACGCCGTTTTCGATTCCAAGTTCTTGAAACAGACTTTTACCAAAGTCGGGATCTCTTACGATGCCCACGTGTTCTGGGACTCGCTCACGCTTTCGCGCATTGCCTTCCAGGATGTGCCGAACCATCGCCTCGATACGCTCGTGCAGGAACTTGGCATTGAACGTAGCCGTGCCCACCGCGCCTTGCCCGATGCCGATGCCTGCGGACGCTTGTTCGTGAAAGCTCTCGAAAAGATCTCTACGATGGACCCGTGGATCTACGATGCCCTTTCCAAGGTGGCCAAGGGTTCCGGCTACGAGACGCTCTTTACTTCGAACGTCGAAAAGCTTTCTCCTCCGAAGTATAAGTTGCCCGCAGCTCCTGCTGTGGAAGCTTTGCCCAAGTCCAAGGCTCCGCGCGTAAGCGAGTTCTTCAAGGAAGGCGGGTTCATCTCGTTTGTCGTCGATGATTACAAGCCGCGCCACAACCAGCAGGATTTTGCCTCGGTCATGGAACGCAACATGTACAAGGGCGGCCTCTGCGTGCTCGAAGCTCCGACCGGTTCTGGAAAGACTCTGTCTTACCTCATCACCGCCGCGAACAAGGCTATCACGGGTGAACGCGTACTCATCAGTACCGCAACGCGCACCTTGCAGGAACAGCTCTGGACCGAAGCGATCCCGCAGATTGCAAAAATTTACAATGGCGAACTCCGTCCGGCGATTTTGAAGGGCCGTGACAACTACCTTTGCCTCCGCAAGTTCGAAGAACTGCTGATGCACCCGCAAACGCTCCTCTCCGCCGAAGAACGCGATTCCTTCATGGCTCTTATCCCGTGGGTCCTCACGACCGAAACGGGCGACATCAACGAATGCAATTCCTTTAGCCAGAGCCGCAATCGTGTGCTTTGGTCCAAGCTTTCTTGCAGCGCCTCTTGCTGTAGCGGCGAAAACCACTCGCATCACGAAAACTGCCCGGCTCTCATCGCAAAGCGCAAGGCCATGAATGCAAACATGGTGCTTGTGAACCATTCGCTCTTCCTTTCGGATTTGCAGCTCGACTTTGCGTTGCTTCCGGCTTACGAACACATCGTCTTTGACGAAGCGCACCGCCTGCCCGAAATCAGCAATCAGGTGTTTGGCCGCTCCATCTCGTTCTTCGGATTCAGAAATATCGCGAAGACGCTTGAGCCTTCCAAGGCCGGTGGCGATGGCCTCATTGCAGAAATTGCAAGCCGCATTCCGGCAGAACAGCCGGAACTCCACGAACTCTGCGACAAGCTCTGCGAAGCCCTTGGTGAAGCCGAAAAGGCTCTGCACCGCTTCTTCATGAAAATCGGCAAGAAGCTTGCCAAGCAGAAGAATGGCCGTAGCGGCTTTACGTACACGAATAGCATCCTCGCTGAATACGAAGCGGACCCGGCAACGTTCCTCGAGCAGTACAATAATGCACGTGGCTTTGCCGAAAAGCTCGTTGCCGCTACTGCGAACATGGACGGCCTCAAGGGTATCGTGAGTGATCTCGATAGCCGCATGACTGAAATCAGCCACTTCATCTCGGACTTTGAATTTGTCACAAAGGCGGGCCGCAGTGATTGGGTCTTCTACATGGAAGAACCGTTCAACCCGCATACCATCAAGCTGCATGCGCTCCCGCTCCACTCCGGCAACGTCTGGAGAGAAAAGTTCTATCCGTGGATCAAGTCTGCAACGTTTACATCGGCAACGCTTTCTGTGCAGGCTGACCTCACGTACTTCTTGCAGAAGATGGGCATGGACAATTTGCGCTTGAGCAAACAGCCGTTCGTGCGCGTTTACACCGAACAGTCCGACGTGAACGATCGCCGTTCCGTGATGGTCGCAAAGTTCCTCCCGAAGCCTTCGGCTCCGGAATTTGGCGATGCCTTGAACGATACGCTTTTGAAGGTGCTCCCGAATGTCGAAGAAAACACGATGGTGCTCTTCACGAGTGTCGCAACGATGATGAAGGCTCAGGCCGTGCTTGCCCCGGCATTTGCCGAACGCAACAAGCTCTTGCTTTGCCAGCATGTCGATGGTTCGCTCGATGGCCTTGTGGCGATGTTCCGCAAGGAACGCGGCGCTTGCTTGCTCGGCTGCCAGAGCCTCTGGGAAGGCGTGGACTTCCCGGGTGATGCACTCAAGCTGCTCGTTATCACCAAGCTCCCGTTCCCGAACCCAAGCGATCCGCTTGTTGCCGGCCTCACGAACGAGATGAAGGCTGCCAACAAGAACTTCTTCAAGGATTACTTTATCCCGGAAGCTTACATCGAACTCCGTCAGGGCATGGGTCGCCTCTTGCGCTCCGATTCCGATTCTGGCAAGGTCCTCATCCTGGACAACCGCGTTGTCCTCGAACGCTACGGCAAGACCTTCGCCCGCATCTGGAATTTCAAGAACCGCATCGCAGGCTCCGTCTCCGACATCGAACGCTTCGTGAAGTAA